A stretch of the Xiphias gladius isolate SHS-SW01 ecotype Sanya breed wild chromosome 19, ASM1685928v1, whole genome shotgun sequence genome encodes the following:
- the arhgap25 gene encoding rho GTPase-activating protein 25: MSLKLPRNWDFSTFKAETARIARSKSVIPGEGGPGPGSPRSARSMERPLKAGWLKKQQRSLRKNWQQRYFVLRGSTLTYHKDDKETTVQGVIQLRFSKVNELPPNSDDPGKYLFEIIPCPTGDRERCPYVFMANSQSDMEEWVRTLRRVIGVPTSGVFGKSLMDTITYEQRFGPHMVPILVQTCVEYIKENGLNEEGIFRLPGQDNAVKQFRDAFDAGERPSFPSDTDVHTVASLLKLYLRELPEPVVPWTQYQDFLDCTNLLDCSSMKGWEKLEKQIALLPRINYNLLSYVCRFLFEVQQHSSVNKMNVENLATVMGINLLKPQIEDPITVMKATPQIQKLMTVMIRQHETLFPLSKDVLPSPPSNKTESQKNTPRSFVGWESAEMADASLSESPEEEEDTDSPGPDRGNGSPRTVRPEPLSPCTDDWLGSPRKRTQTLPTFNCPLTGMAAKADALNRWSRIQESVEEKSGTLSEDIFKILDLRSSGSLFGGSQMSIKEGEDRLTSRSRSDNTSSSTTGSQKPDSESRPARVLAHQKSAETLTVGGSGQQVNSKSELMKDSQQLVDSLQQENKELKATVAELHSALEAERRRVAALEICLRNAERSRDEAQRRNEELQRDIQQFLTTKPQAPT, translated from the exons CACGATCCAAGAGTGTGATACCTGGAGAAGGAGGCCCTGGTCCGGGCTCACCGCGCTCAGCCAGGTCCATGGAGAGGCCGCTGAAGGCTGGCTGGCTCAAGAAACAACAGAGGTCTTTACGCAAGAACTGGCAACAGCGTTACTTTGTGCTGAGAGGAAGCACACTGACCTACCACAAAGATGACAAGGAGACCACTGTCCAG GGAGTCATCCAGCTACGGTTCAGTAAGGTTAACGAACTCCCACCGAACTCAGATGACCCTGGGAAGTACCTCTTCGAGATCATACCAT GTCCAactggagacagagagcgaTGTCCATATGTGTTCATGGCAAACTCCCAGAGTGACATGGAGGAGTGGGTCCGCACTCTGCGCAGAGTCATTGGAGTACCGACAAGTGGAG TGTTTGGAAAGAGTCTCATGGACACCATAACGTATGAGCAACGTTTTGGACCTCACATGGTACCGATCTTGGTGCAGACGTGTGTGGAGTACATTAAAGAAAACGGGCTGAATGAGGAAGGCATCTTCCGCCTGCCTGGGCAGGACAACGCTGTCAAACAGTTCAGAGACGCCTTTGATGCAGGAGAGAGGCCCTCCTTCCCCAG TGACACGGATGTCCACACAGTGGCGTCACTGCTCAAGCTGTACCTGCGGGAGCTGCCAGAGCCCGTGGTGCCCTGGACTCAGTACCAAGACTTCCTTGACTGCACCAACTTGCTGGATTGCAGCAGCATGAAG GGTTGGGAAAAGTTGGAGAAACAAATTGCTCTTCTCCCCAGAATTAACTATAACCTCCTCAGTTATGTGTGCCG gtttttgtttgaGGTGCAGCAGCACTCCAGTGTGAATAAGATGAATGTGGAGAACTTGGCTACGGTGATGGGGATCAACCTGCTCAAACCTCAGATAGAAGACCCCATCACTGTGATGAAAG CGACTCCTCAGATCCAGAAGCTGATGACAGTGATGATCAGACAGCATGAGACTCTGTTCCCTCTCTCCAAAGACGTgcttccctcccctccctcaaACAAGACCGAGAGCCAGAAGAACACTCCCCGAAGCTTTGTGGGTTGGGAGTCTGCAGAG aTGGCTGATGCGTCTCTGTCTGAGTctccagaagaagaagaggacactGACAGTCCAGGCCCAGACAGAGGAAACGGCAGCCCCCGAACTGTCCGTCCAGAGCCTCTATCCCCTTGCACAGACGACTGGCTCGGAAGTCCCCGGAAACGCACCCAGACATTGCCCACCTTCAACTGCCCCCTCACTGGGATGGCAGCTAAGGCCGACGCTCTCAACAGGTGGAGTCGCATCCAAGAGAGTGTGGAAGAGAAGAGCGGGACATTGTCAGAGGACATTTTTAAGATCCTGGACCTGCGGAGTTCAGGGTCGTTGTTCGGGGGCTCTCAGATGAGTATCAAGGAGGGAGAGGATAGGCTCACGTCCCGAAGCAGAAGTGACAACACAAGTTCTTCAACTACTGGCTCCCAAAAACCTGACAGTGAGTCCCGGCCTGCCCGGGTGCTGGCTCATCAAAAGAGTGCAGAGACCCTGACAGTGGGTGGTTCAGGTCAGCAGGTCAACAGCAAGTCTGAGCTGATGAAAGACAGCCAGCAGCTTGTAGACAG TCTGCAGCAAGAGAACAAGGAGCTGAAGGCCACAGTGGCAGAGCTCCATTCTGCTCTGGAGGCAGAGCGTCGCCGTGTGGCTGCTCTGGAAATCTGCCTGAGAAATGCCGAGCGCAGTCGAGATGAGGCCCAGAGACGCAATGAGGAGCTGCAAAGAGACATTCAGCAGTTCCTCACCACAAAGCCACAAGCTCCAACCTAA
- the bmp10 gene encoding bone morphogenetic protein 10 codes for MASIWVSQLGTICSSKTVLLLFSVLLFQGPLCGESSPISSTHQRHRPAPGLGDGHGGVVDPSLLEQDSNMNMQSMLESLKEQFLRTFNLSGLGPPLPPGSTREEPPEYMMELYNRFANDHTAMPSANIIRSFKNEDSSPSFVGVGEVRRHPLLFNLSVPHHERITAGELRLYTLVQTDRHLYAGVDRKVTIYELESHDLDDNVTDENTVRGDGFRGGGERMELVELASRQVYGTDNGWEAFDITAAVLRWRKSDHGTTHRLEVHIASMANDNVQGVTEDYHNRNPPEGDMKIDTSTEEKHKPLLIVFSDDQSSDHRDDKRELNEMIDHETSNMVLRNDLGTGLWSELGRDREEGDEDSEPDEEDLIQMRSNLIYDTASRIRRNAKGNHCKKQSLYVEFKDIGWDSWILAPTGYDAFECTGICSFPLTKHVTPTKHAIVQTLVNINSPQKAARACCVPTKLDPISLLYLDDTGVVTYKYKFEGMVVAECGCR; via the exons ATGGCGAGCATTTGGGTCTCTCAACTGGGAACCATCTGCAGCTCCAAGACTGTGCTCTTGCTGTTTTCCGTCCTGCTCTTTCAGGGGCCTCTCTGTGGTGAGAGCAGCCCCATCTCCAGCACCCATCAGAGGCATCGCCCCGCTCCTGGACTGGGAGACGGGCATGGAGGGGTGGTGGATCCGTCACTGCTGGAGCAGGACAGCAACATGAATATGCAGAGCATGCTGGAGAGCCTAAAGGAACAGTTTCTGCGGACTTTCAACCTATCGGGCTTGGGTCCTCCGCTGCCTCCTGGAAGCACACGAGAGGAGCCACCTGAATACATGATGGAGCTCTATAACCGCTTTGCTAATGACCACACTGCCATGCCCTCTGCCAACATCATCCGCAGCTTCAAAAATGAAG ATTCATCACCCAGTTTTGTGGGTGTTGGAGAAGTGAGGCGTCACCCTCTCCTCTTCAATTTGTCAGTTCCCCATCATGAACGCATCACAGCAGGCGAGCTTCGCCTCTACACACTTGTCCAGACTGACCGCCATCTCTATGCTGGTGTCGACCGCAAGGTCACAATCTATGAACTGGAATCACATGACCTAGATGACAACGTGACTGATGAGAACACCGTGAGAGGAGATGGATTCAGAGGGGGAGGGGAGCGGatggagctggtggagctggCTTCACGCCAGGTCTACGGTACTGATAATGGTTGGGAGGCCTTTGacatcactgctgctgttctACGCTGGCGCAAATCTGACCATGGCACCACACACCGGTTGGAAGTGCACATTGCCAGTATGGCTAATGATAATGTTCAAGGTGTGACAGAAGACTACCACAACAGGAATCCACCTGAAGGAGACATGAAGATTGACACCAGtactgaggaaaaacacaaaccctTGCTAATTGTTTTCTCTGATGACCAAAGCAGTGATCATCGTGATGACAAGCGTGAGCTGAATGAGATGATTGACCACGAAACCTCTAACATGGTTCTGCGGAATGACTTAGGGACGGGCCTGTGGAGTGAACTGGGGAGGGAtagggaggagggagatgaagaTTCTGAGCCAGATGAAGAGGACCTTATCCAAATGCGCTCCAATCTGATCTATGACACAGCATCCCGCATTCGTCGTAATGCCAAAGGCAACCACTGCAAAAAGCAATCTCTATACGTAGAGTTCAAAGATATCGGATGGGACAGTTGGATCCTGGCACCCACTGGTTATGATGCCTTTGAATGCACTGGCATTTGCTCCTTCCCACTGACAAAGCATGTCACACCCACCAAGCATGCCATTGTCCAGACATTGGTCAACATCAACAGTCCTCAAAAGGCAGCACGAGCGTGTTGTGTGCCCACCAAGCTGGACCCCATCTCCCTGCTCTACCTGGATGACACAGGTGTGGTGACCTACAAGTACAAGTTTGAAGGCATGGTGGTGGCTGAGTGTGGCTGCAGATAG